The DNA window GGGACCCCGCAGAGCGGTGGAAGGTGCATCCCACCGCTTTGGCTTTTGCTCTCAGACCAGCGGCGGCAGGCTGAGGGTGCGCTGTACTGGGCGCACCACGCCGCTGCGGCCGGCGGTCCAGTCGACCAGTCCGGCTTCGGCGTCTGGCAGCAGAGGTTTGGGAAGGGCACCGGGGGCAAACCAGCCCAGGGCGGTCAATTCGGCCGGATCGGGGCGCGGGGTGCCGCCCAGAACCCGCGCGGTAAACACCCAGGCCAGAATGTCCGGCCAGCCGCCGCCCTGTAGGCGATAGACGCCCACCACGCCGCTCAGTTCCACGT is part of the Deinococcus aquaedulcis genome and encodes:
- a CDS encoding NUDIX hydrolase, which gives rise to MSLHQCAATLLTNPQGQVLLVQQSYGLRLWGFPGGVVDPGETAPEAAVREVREEVGLDVELSGVVGVYRLQGGGWPDILAWVFTARVLGGTPRPDPAELTALGWFAPGALPKPLLPDAEAGLVDWTAGRSGVVRPVQRTLSLPPLV